From the Bdellovibrio reynosensis genome, one window contains:
- the lpxK gene encoding tetraacyldisaccharide 4'-kinase — MKFYLKPLSFLYDRLVETKNHLYDRGIIKSYQAPVPVVSIGNLTVGGTGKTPITDLCLKHLSSNGKKVAVISRSYRADAESACQVDVSHPFAARYFGDEPVLLAQANPAVSVFVGPKKWATAQYAVAKDEFDLLIVDDGFQHRKLHRDLNIVILDATENIENYHVLPEGRARESWDRLDRSDLIIVSKANLASQADLKNLEARLPKNKEVLYCGYGIHKIHNLQTAEVKETASLAGKKLFLVSAIARPDVFEKMMGEMGEVSEDSLHYRDHHQYTESDIKNILTQFKKSQADFLITTEKDAVKLRPLFEDASLLWSAPLEVSELGKKGRLHEIINQVLR; from the coding sequence ATGAAGTTTTACCTAAAGCCTCTTTCATTTCTCTATGATCGATTGGTAGAGACAAAGAATCATCTCTATGACAGAGGCATTATTAAATCCTATCAAGCTCCGGTGCCGGTGGTAAGCATTGGCAATTTGACAGTGGGCGGGACGGGGAAAACTCCGATCACCGATTTGTGCTTAAAACATTTAAGTTCTAACGGCAAAAAAGTGGCCGTGATCAGTCGGTCATATCGTGCTGACGCTGAAAGCGCCTGCCAAGTGGATGTCTCCCACCCTTTTGCTGCAAGATATTTCGGCGATGAACCCGTGTTATTAGCCCAAGCCAATCCTGCCGTGTCTGTTTTCGTAGGGCCCAAAAAATGGGCGACAGCGCAATACGCGGTGGCGAAAGATGAATTTGATCTTTTGATTGTCGATGATGGTTTTCAACATCGTAAACTTCACCGCGATTTAAATATCGTGATTTTAGATGCTACGGAAAACATCGAAAACTACCACGTCCTTCCTGAAGGCAGAGCCCGTGAATCCTGGGACCGTTTAGATCGCTCTGATCTTATTATTGTGTCAAAAGCAAACTTAGCCTCACAAGCGGATCTTAAAAATTTAGAAGCTCGCCTGCCAAAAAATAAAGAAGTGCTTTATTGCGGATACGGCATTCATAAGATTCACAATCTGCAAACGGCAGAAGTGAAAGAAACGGCATCCTTGGCTGGCAAAAAGTTATTCCTAGTTTCCGCCATCGCCAGACCTGATGTGTTTGAAAAGATGATGGGCGAAATGGGCGAGGTCAGCGAAGACAGTCTTCATTACCGCGACCATCATCAGTACACAGAATCCGATATTAAAAATATTCTAACCCAGTTCAAAAAATCCCAGGCTGACTTTTTAATTACAACAGAAAAGGATGCAGTGAAATTGCGCCCTCTTTTTGAAGACGCCTCACTGCTGTGGAGTGCCCCACTTGAAGTTTCAGAGTTAGGGAAGAAGGGACGATTGCATGAGATTATTAATCAAGTACTTCGTTAA
- the lpxB gene encoding lipid-A-disaccharide synthase: MDQVLMIAAEASSVTYAQRILELWKKQGRKIHAFGVGSQEMEDLGFERFGKSEEMAVVGAAEVISHYSDLKKVFNRIVDECEKRRPKVAVVMDYPGFNLMLAKKLHEMKIPVVYYISPQVWAWKKGRVKTIKQYCEKVLVLFPFETKFYEEHQVPVEFVGHPLLDEMDEKLLDPTYLKTHRNQCGIRDDEIVLGLMPGSRRQELKQHFQVQLDTARILAKKHKNLKVVILTAPNFSKDKMLDYLEDFRLPYILLKDEPFRMIHLVDMMLVASGTATLQVGLLHKPMVIMYRVNWLTALIARMIVTSKFFGLVNLILNKFAVPENFQGQANPENLAKQLDRYITDSQHKASVVNDLAQLRQHLGDKGVTERVVKSLDEYLTK, translated from the coding sequence ATGGATCAAGTTTTGATGATCGCCGCAGAGGCATCTAGTGTTACCTATGCACAAAGAATCCTAGAGCTTTGGAAAAAACAAGGCCGCAAGATTCATGCTTTCGGTGTCGGCAGCCAAGAAATGGAAGACCTGGGCTTTGAACGCTTTGGTAAATCTGAAGAAATGGCTGTGGTCGGTGCAGCTGAGGTGATCTCTCACTACAGTGATCTTAAAAAAGTATTTAACCGCATCGTTGATGAGTGCGAAAAGCGCCGTCCTAAAGTGGCGGTGGTGATGGACTATCCTGGTTTTAATCTGATGCTTGCTAAAAAGCTGCATGAGATGAAAATTCCGGTGGTTTATTATATTTCTCCGCAAGTATGGGCCTGGAAAAAGGGGCGCGTAAAAACGATTAAACAATACTGCGAAAAAGTTCTGGTTCTTTTTCCATTTGAAACAAAATTCTATGAAGAACACCAAGTTCCCGTAGAATTTGTTGGTCATCCCTTATTAGATGAAATGGATGAAAAGCTTTTAGATCCAACGTACTTAAAAACTCACCGTAACCAATGCGGTATCCGTGACGACGAAATCGTTTTAGGCCTTATGCCAGGCAGTCGTCGTCAGGAATTAAAGCAACACTTTCAAGTGCAGCTGGATACCGCAAGAATCCTGGCAAAAAAGCACAAGAACCTTAAAGTTGTCATCTTAACAGCGCCGAATTTTAGCAAAGATAAAATGCTAGATTACCTAGAAGATTTCCGTCTGCCATACATCCTACTTAAGGATGAACCATTCCGCATGATTCATCTTGTGGACATGATGCTTGTGGCATCTGGGACTGCGACATTACAAGTGGGCTTGCTGCATAAACCGATGGTTATCATGTACCGCGTGAACTGGTTAACAGCTTTGATCGCGCGTATGATTGTGACTTCTAAATTCTTTGGTCTTGTGAATTTGATTTTAAATAAATTCGCAGTGCCAGAAAATTTCCAAGGTCAGGCCAATCCTGAAAACTTAGCAAAACAACTGGATCGCTACATTACGGATTCTCAGCATAAGGCCAGTGTCGTTAATGACCTTGCTCAACTTCGCCAGCACTTAGGTGACAAAGGTGTTACTGAACGCGTGGTGAAGTCCTTGGATGAGTATCTGACGAAATGA
- a CDS encoding Gfo/Idh/MocA family protein: MTKLRGAVIGVGYLGNFHAQKYKNNPNVELVGVCDHFPAQADKIAADLGVKSFHKPEDLIGQVDLVTIAASTLSHYELAKMFLQNGVHVNVEKPITATVPQAEELVAFAQKNNLKLAVGHIERFNPSVLEVKKHLKNPKVIELNRMATYKTRGADVSVLHDLMIHDIDMLFFLSGSEIESMIGTGSKLVSKELDTASVTFKMKNGVVGIINVSRVSSGMQRSVRVIQEDNTIFALTGTHELEKVEKGNGTPDELVKITKWTVNKEDALQKETDAFIDAVLNNKNPVVTGLDGLKALKAIEDVEKLIEG, encoded by the coding sequence ATGACTAAGCTTAGAGGTGCGGTAATCGGGGTGGGTTACCTAGGTAATTTCCACGCGCAAAAATATAAAAACAACCCGAACGTAGAATTAGTCGGGGTGTGTGACCACTTTCCAGCGCAAGCTGATAAAATCGCAGCGGACTTAGGGGTTAAGAGCTTCCACAAGCCAGAAGATCTTATCGGCCAAGTGGATCTAGTTACCATTGCGGCAAGCACATTAAGCCACTACGAACTGGCGAAAATGTTTTTGCAAAACGGCGTTCACGTAAACGTTGAAAAGCCAATCACAGCCACTGTTCCTCAAGCTGAAGAGCTTGTGGCGTTTGCACAAAAAAACAATCTAAAACTAGCCGTGGGCCATATCGAAAGATTCAACCCATCAGTTTTAGAAGTAAAAAAGCATCTTAAAAATCCAAAAGTGATCGAACTTAATCGCATGGCGACTTATAAAACTCGCGGTGCGGATGTCAGCGTTTTGCATGATCTTATGATCCACGACATCGATATGTTATTCTTCCTTTCTGGCAGCGAAATTGAAAGCATGATTGGAACTGGTTCTAAACTTGTTTCTAAAGAACTTGATACAGCGTCTGTGACTTTCAAAATGAAAAACGGCGTGGTTGGGATTATTAACGTTTCTCGCGTCTCTTCAGGCATGCAGCGCTCGGTGCGCGTAATTCAAGAAGACAACACGATCTTTGCGCTGACAGGTACCCATGAACTTGAAAAAGTGGAAAAGGGTAACGGCACACCAGACGAACTAGTGAAAATCACAAAATGGACCGTGAATAAAGAAGACGCTCTTCAAAAAGAGACAGACGCCTTTATCGATGCCGTTTTAAATAATAAAAATCCAGTAGTGACTGGCCTTGATGGTTTAAAAGCATTGAAAGCCATCGAAGACGTGGAAAAATTGATTGAGGGTTGA
- the lpxA gene encoding acyl-ACP--UDP-N-acetylglucosamine O-acyltransferase codes for MAKYIIHPSSVISPDVEIADDVEIGPYCLIQGKVKIGKGTFIEGHVTLGSRYGIVEIGENNRFSPGAVIGGPPQDHSYKTEPTKLIIGNNNTFREFSTANLATSKADMITEIKDNCYFMAYTHVGHDCKIGNNVTIANDSHLGGHCEIEDGVTIGGVCAFNQFTKVGRGAFIAGSSVVNKDILPFSRAQGTYATIRATNKIGLARKGFPREEIVNVHKAIRIIIMGSHTVDEGIERIKAECTMSPNIEYFINFIKSSKRGIAVDRSPKGWQDDD; via the coding sequence ATGGCAAAATATATTATCCATCCAAGCAGTGTTATCTCTCCAGACGTAGAAATCGCCGATGACGTAGAAATCGGTCCTTATTGCTTGATTCAAGGTAAAGTAAAGATTGGCAAAGGTACTTTCATCGAAGGTCACGTGACCCTCGGCTCTCGCTACGGCATCGTAGAAATCGGGGAAAATAATCGTTTCTCTCCTGGCGCTGTTATCGGCGGCCCCCCGCAAGATCACTCTTATAAAACAGAACCTACAAAACTTATCATTGGTAACAACAACACTTTTCGTGAATTTTCGACAGCGAACTTGGCAACTAGCAAAGCGGATATGATCACTGAAATCAAAGATAACTGCTATTTCATGGCGTACACTCACGTGGGTCATGATTGCAAAATCGGTAACAACGTGACGATTGCCAATGACTCCCATTTAGGTGGTCACTGTGAAATCGAAGATGGTGTAACCATTGGTGGTGTGTGCGCCTTTAACCAGTTCACAAAAGTGGGCCGTGGCGCTTTCATCGCGGGTTCTTCTGTAGTTAATAAAGACATTCTGCCGTTCTCTCGTGCCCAAGGTACCTACGCAACGATTCGTGCGACTAACAAAATCGGACTTGCCCGTAAAGGTTTCCCGCGCGAAGAGATTGTGAACGTGCATAAAGCAATTCGCATCATCATCATGGGTTCACACACGGTGGACGAGGGTATTGAGCGCATCAAAGCCGAATGCACTATGAGCCCTAACATCGAGTACTTTATTAATTTCATTAAGAGCTCAAAACGCGGTATCGCTGTCGACAGAAGCCCGAAAGGTTGGCAGGACGATGACTAA
- a CDS encoding OmpH family outer membrane protein: MKNLLIVLSMLMTASFAHAADAKVGYVDMQKAIQSTSAGKKAKTELEGEFNKKKKELEKKEADLKKMGEDLEKKKSVLSEEALGKKQAEFQEEMLRYRDVVGKSQLEIQKKERELTAPILEKMKKVIAKLAKDKGYTMVIENSQMVLYATPDADLTEQVIKAYESEK, from the coding sequence ATGAAGAACCTATTAATCGTGCTAAGCATGCTCATGACGGCATCATTCGCACACGCTGCTGACGCTAAAGTTGGATACGTTGATATGCAAAAAGCTATTCAGTCTACTTCTGCTGGTAAAAAAGCAAAGACTGAACTTGAAGGCGAATTCAACAAAAAGAAAAAAGAGCTAGAAAAGAAAGAAGCTGATTTGAAAAAAATGGGCGAAGACTTAGAAAAGAAAAAGTCTGTTCTTTCTGAAGAAGCTCTTGGTAAAAAACAAGCTGAATTCCAAGAAGAAATGCTTCGCTACCGTGACGTCGTTGGTAAAAGCCAACTTGAAATCCAAAAGAAAGAGCGTGAACTCACTGCTCCGATCTTGGAAAAAATGAAAAAAGTGATCGCTAAACTTGCAAAAGACAAAGGCTACACAATGGTCATCGAAAATTCGCAAATGGTGCTTTATGCAACACCAGATGCTGATTTGACAGAGCAAGTGATCAAGGCCTATGAAAGCGAAAAGTAA
- the bamA gene encoding outer membrane protein assembly factor BamA, whose protein sequence is MSKLLCALLITSLSSSLCFAQAKKKSPRRNQKAPTVQAASVETATSSLIVKKIEVVGNRKIERDAILSKITTKVGEAYSSDHIREDVEALFRLGFFNNIEVDREVSGKDATLTYKVLEKPSITEITYEGNSEVKSEDIADATGLKAYQLLNMTKVKEAVEKVQKLYEDKGFFLAKVEAEVQNLTKDETVRLVFKIRENDKVKVKKITFLGNKNLGDSSLKSKMLTQEGGFFSGLSGSGQYKQEMFERDVQILRFLYWNQGYVQAKVDRPQVTVTPDKKNIYITIRIEEGEQYHVGEVDFAGDILFPKQELHEAIKIDDNDVFAYDILQKDISELTAKYGDLGYAYANVIPRTAFNAKEKKVSLVFEFDKGSKVYFGKINVIGNSKTRDKVLRRELKVREGELYNETRRRQSLENIQRLGFFEEVNFKTSIDPENTEIMNVDIAVKERNTGQIQLGAGYGTSQGFTLQGSVNQANFLGRGQNLGASLNLSNTGSYYSLSFTEPYFRDTLWSVGADVYQSANSARADYNENHQGGAIRFGHPLAEYTRGYIRYKYDDTELATKYDSAGQPITDTDLFPLNTASGVTSSVTGTVDYDTRNDRQMPIKGIYTSASFEYAGLGGDLKYTRMNGSFRFYKNIFWDVVWRNNLQYARIDSLEGQDVPFSELYLLGGPYSLRGYRSYRVGKMKFSQKIFNEIKAETPTISDEEARRRSMRFYGGTQQAMYQTELQFPLVKEAGIMGAGFFDVGAAEDELSETDFFADIGFGIRWYSPIGVLRFEWGFPLNRDPLYQDATVFEFSIGPSF, encoded by the coding sequence TTGAGTAAGCTTCTTTGTGCCTTGTTAATTACCTCTTTAAGTTCGTCGCTTTGTTTTGCCCAAGCAAAAAAGAAATCACCTCGTCGCAATCAAAAAGCGCCAACGGTTCAAGCGGCTTCAGTTGAAACAGCAACTTCTTCTTTGATTGTTAAAAAAATCGAAGTCGTCGGAAATCGCAAAATTGAACGTGATGCAATTCTTAGTAAGATCACGACAAAAGTGGGCGAGGCTTATTCGTCGGATCATATCCGCGAAGACGTTGAAGCCCTTTTTAGACTTGGATTTTTTAATAACATCGAAGTGGATCGCGAAGTTTCAGGTAAAGACGCGACGTTAACTTATAAAGTTCTAGAAAAACCTTCGATTACTGAAATCACTTATGAAGGTAACAGCGAAGTTAAGTCTGAAGACATTGCCGATGCAACCGGTTTAAAAGCCTATCAGTTGCTGAACATGACGAAAGTTAAAGAAGCGGTTGAAAAAGTTCAAAAGCTTTATGAAGACAAAGGTTTTTTCTTAGCGAAAGTCGAAGCTGAAGTTCAGAACCTGACTAAAGATGAAACGGTTCGCTTGGTTTTTAAAATCCGCGAAAACGATAAGGTCAAAGTTAAGAAGATCACGTTCCTAGGAAATAAAAATCTTGGTGACAGCTCCCTAAAATCAAAGATGCTGACTCAAGAGGGTGGCTTTTTCTCGGGCCTGAGCGGTTCTGGTCAGTACAAACAAGAGATGTTTGAACGGGACGTGCAAATTCTAAGATTCCTGTACTGGAATCAAGGTTACGTTCAAGCCAAGGTCGATCGTCCGCAAGTGACGGTGACTCCAGATAAGAAAAATATTTATATCACCATCCGCATCGAGGAAGGTGAGCAGTATCACGTTGGCGAAGTTGATTTTGCTGGTGATATCTTGTTTCCAAAGCAAGAACTTCATGAAGCCATCAAAATTGATGATAACGACGTTTTTGCGTATGATATTTTGCAGAAAGATATCAGTGAGCTGACAGCAAAGTACGGCGACCTTGGATACGCTTATGCCAACGTAATCCCAAGAACCGCCTTTAATGCCAAAGAGAAAAAAGTCAGTTTGGTTTTTGAATTCGACAAGGGTTCAAAAGTTTACTTCGGTAAAATTAACGTGATCGGGAACTCTAAAACCCGTGATAAGGTTTTGCGTCGTGAACTGAAGGTTCGCGAAGGCGAACTTTACAATGAAACTCGCCGCCGTCAGTCCTTAGAAAACATCCAGCGTCTGGGCTTCTTTGAAGAAGTGAATTTCAAAACTTCCATCGATCCAGAAAATACCGAAATCATGAATGTGGATATTGCGGTTAAAGAGCGTAACACGGGTCAGATTCAGTTGGGTGCGGGTTACGGAACATCTCAAGGATTCACGTTGCAAGGTTCTGTGAACCAAGCAAACTTCCTGGGGCGCGGGCAAAACTTAGGTGCCTCGTTGAATCTAAGTAATACCGGAAGTTACTACAGTCTTTCTTTCACCGAGCCTTATTTCAGAGACACGTTGTGGTCAGTAGGTGCGGACGTTTATCAAAGTGCGAACTCGGCCCGTGCGGACTATAATGAAAACCATCAGGGTGGAGCTATTCGTTTCGGTCATCCTTTGGCAGAGTACACTCGCGGTTACATTCGCTATAAATACGATGATACAGAATTAGCGACCAAATACGACAGTGCAGGTCAGCCGATCACGGACACGGACTTGTTCCCATTGAACACAGCTTCGGGAGTAACAAGCTCTGTGACGGGAACTGTTGATTACGATACTCGTAACGACCGTCAAATGCCGATCAAAGGTATCTACACCAGTGCGTCTTTTGAATACGCAGGTTTGGGTGGAGATCTTAAGTACACTCGCATGAACGGGTCCTTCCGTTTTTATAAAAATATTTTCTGGGATGTGGTGTGGAGAAATAACCTGCAGTACGCGCGCATCGATTCCTTAGAGGGTCAAGATGTTCCGTTTAGTGAGCTTTACTTGCTTGGTGGACCTTATTCTTTACGTGGGTATCGTTCTTATCGCGTAGGTAAGATGAAATTTTCTCAAAAGATTTTCAATGAGATCAAAGCTGAAACGCCGACGATTTCAGATGAAGAAGCTCGTCGCAGATCTATGCGTTTCTATGGCGGAACTCAACAGGCCATGTATCAAACAGAATTACAGTTCCCTTTGGTAAAAGAAGCTGGCATCATGGGTGCTGGATTCTTTGACGTCGGTGCGGCTGAAGATGAATTATCGGAAACAGATTTCTTTGCCGATATCGGATTTGGAATTCGCTGGTATTCGCCAATCGGTGTATTGCGCTTTGAATGGGGATTCCCTTTAAACCGCGATCCGCTTTACCAAGATGCGACTGTCTTCGAATTCTCGATCGGTCCTAGCTTCTAG
- a CDS encoding ABC transporter ATP-binding protein yields MSDSNVFLKAVDIHKSYTQGTGELEILRGISMEIKEGEALAILGSSGAGKSTLLHIMGTLDRPDRGELFCEGRNILAMDDEELSRFRNSEMGFVFQFHHLLSEFSAVENVMIPCRVAGESTKAAQEKAMHLLNFMGLAERANHYPSQLSGGELQRVAIARALVRHPKVLFADEPTGNLDSHTSLKIQDLFFRLKEEMKLALVIVTHDLTFATRFPKVYRMKDGQWA; encoded by the coding sequence ATGAGTGATAGCAATGTTTTTTTAAAAGCGGTTGATATCCATAAATCCTACACCCAGGGAACAGGCGAGTTAGAAATCCTTCGTGGAATCAGTATGGAAATCAAAGAAGGCGAAGCTCTTGCGATCTTAGGATCTAGCGGAGCAGGCAAAAGTACGCTTCTGCACATCATGGGAACTTTGGATCGCCCCGATCGTGGAGAGCTCTTCTGCGAAGGCCGAAATATTTTAGCCATGGACGACGAAGAACTGTCGCGTTTTCGCAACAGCGAAATGGGTTTCGTGTTTCAGTTCCATCATTTGTTAAGTGAATTTTCAGCAGTTGAAAACGTAATGATTCCTTGCCGCGTTGCTGGGGAGTCAACCAAGGCGGCTCAAGAAAAAGCCATGCACTTGTTAAATTTTATGGGGCTTGCTGAGCGCGCAAACCATTACCCAAGTCAGCTTTCAGGTGGGGAGTTGCAGCGCGTGGCCATTGCCCGTGCCCTGGTGCGACATCCAAAAGTTCTTTTCGCCGATGAGCCCACAGGAAATTTGGATTCACATACGAGTTTGAAAATTCAGGATCTCTTTTTCCGACTGAAAGAAGAGATGAAATTAGCCCTGGTGATCGTCACCCATGACTTAACTTTTGCGACAAGATTTCCAAAAGTATACCGAATGAAAGACGGTCAGTGGGCTTAA
- a CDS encoding ABC transporter permease — translation MNKSLAWIAWRLLISRKTLFGGSAPLSMLGLILGVAALVASMAVMSGFESTLKHAMADVSGHAQVVKRSRFVDDWKELEDRIKVAEPTLESSTRFVFIEAVLAHSGKISGVLIQGVDKDRVNRVLNFKSRIVSGTDNLQVESETPLALIGKGLANKMGLKVGDHFRVVVPVADAVDPSKFQRRLGEFKVQGILDLGKYDWNERFIISDLKASQTIADIGDRYSGLILKFQDVDYARTAAFNLSAVLGTPYWIRDWRDANENLFEAVSVERPGIFMVVLVITFVAAFNVSSTLFVNVVRRYKDIAILKTVGLSRKDIIKIFALQGLFMGVIGIVFGFVLGLILCVAFSFAQSRLGLISGEVYRIDSIEVNVRLIDSIAIMIATLLICFIATLAPARRGGKLNPVEGLRNE, via the coding sequence ATGAATAAATCCCTAGCATGGATAGCATGGAGACTTCTGATTTCCCGAAAAACTCTTTTCGGGGGATCTGCTCCGTTGTCTATGCTGGGCTTAATTCTTGGTGTGGCGGCTCTGGTGGCTTCAATGGCCGTGATGAGTGGTTTTGAATCTACACTTAAGCACGCCATGGCCGATGTTTCAGGCCACGCCCAGGTTGTTAAACGTTCAAGATTCGTCGATGACTGGAAAGAACTTGAAGACCGCATCAAAGTCGCAGAGCCGACGTTAGAAAGCAGCACAAGATTTGTTTTCATCGAAGCAGTCCTAGCGCATTCAGGAAAGATCTCTGGCGTATTAATTCAAGGTGTGGATAAAGACCGCGTAAACCGAGTTCTTAATTTCAAAAGCCGGATTGTGAGTGGTACAGACAATCTGCAAGTAGAAAGCGAAACGCCATTAGCCTTGATCGGCAAAGGCCTGGCAAATAAAATGGGACTGAAAGTGGGCGATCATTTCCGTGTCGTAGTCCCAGTCGCCGATGCAGTAGACCCATCAAAATTCCAACGCCGCTTAGGCGAATTCAAAGTTCAAGGGATTCTTGATTTAGGCAAATACGACTGGAATGAAAGATTCATCATCAGCGATCTGAAAGCCAGTCAAACCATCGCCGATATCGGTGATAGATACTCTGGCCTTATCCTAAAATTCCAAGACGTCGATTACGCAAGAACTGCAGCCTTCAATCTAAGCGCAGTTTTAGGAACCCCATACTGGATCCGCGACTGGCGCGATGCGAACGAAAATCTTTTTGAAGCCGTCAGTGTAGAACGCCCCGGCATTTTCATGGTCGTGCTAGTGATCACTTTCGTAGCAGCCTTCAACGTTTCATCAACACTTTTTGTTAACGTCGTTAGAAGATATAAAGACATCGCAATTCTAAAAACCGTGGGGCTTTCCCGTAAAGACATTATCAAGATCTTCGCCCTTCAAGGCCTCTTCATGGGCGTGATCGGCATCGTCTTCGGCTTCGTCCTTGGCCTTATTCTTTGTGTCGCTTTCAGTTTTGCGCAAAGTCGCTTAGGTCTTATTTCAGGTGAGGTTTATCGCATCGATTCTATCGAAGTGAACGTGCGATTGATCGACTCCATCGCGATTATGATTGCGACTTTATTGATTTGTTTCATCGCCACTTTGGCTCCAGCGCGCCGAGGTGGAAAGCTTAACCCCGTAGAAGGTCTTCGCAATGAGTGA
- the prfB gene encoding peptide chain release factor 2 (programmed frameshift) → MSIITESSEVKSRINALESFSKELRGYFDLDKKKKRLDELAIQAENPALWEKPAEMQKINKEKTLLERAVGEFDGFANRLSDANVLLEMAMEAQDEQSFTEVKSEVAGLEKLGQELELKRVLAGELDANSAYVSINSGAGGTESCDWAQMLLRMYTRYADKQGYKVSVVEMTEGEGAGIKSCTLLVEGPYAYGYLKAESGVHRLVRISPFDSNARRHTSFASVFAWAEVDDDINIEVRTEDIRVETFRSSGAGGQHVNKTDSAVRMYHIPTGVVVSCQMERSQIQNREKAMKMLKARLYEMEIEKRNAEKDAMNASKKANEWGSQIRSYVMHPYQMVKDHRTDFETNQVDDVMDGDLNGFIMAYLKSQITTEGQPS, encoded by the exons ATGTCGATCATTACGGAATCTTCCGAAGTTAAAAGCCGCATTAATGCCCTAGAAAGTTTCTCAAAGGAACTTCGGGGGTAT TTTGACCTTGATAAAAAGAAAAAACGCTTAGACGAGCTTGCTATCCAAGCCGAAAACCCGGCGCTGTGGGAAAAGCCCGCAGAGATGCAGAAAATCAATAAAGAAAAAACCCTGCTTGAAAGAGCCGTGGGAGAGTTTGATGGTTTCGCAAACCGCCTAAGTGACGCCAATGTTCTTCTTGAAATGGCGATGGAAGCCCAAGACGAACAAAGCTTCACCGAAGTAAAATCCGAAGTCGCAGGTCTTGAAAAACTTGGACAAGAGTTAGAACTTAAAAGAGTCCTTGCCGGTGAGCTTGATGCTAACAGCGCCTATGTTTCCATCAACTCCGGAGCCGGCGGAACAGAATCCTGCGACTGGGCGCAAATGCTTCTGCGCATGTACACGCGCTACGCTGATAAACAAGGATACAAGGTTTCTGTGGTCGAGATGACCGAGGGCGAAGGTGCTGGAATCAAATCCTGTACACTGTTAGTTGAAGGCCCTTATGCTTACGGTTACCTGAAAGCTGAATCCGGGGTACATAGACTGGTGCGCATTTCACCATTTGATTCCAATGCCCGAAGGCACACTTCATTTGCATCTGTGTTCGCATGGGCCGAAGTCGACGATGACATCAATATCGAAGTTAGAACCGAAGACATCCGCGTAGAAACTTTCCGCTCCAGCGGAGCCGGCGGTCAGCACGTCAATAAAACGGACTCTGCCGTGCGCATGTATCACATCCCCACTGGCGTGGTTGTATCCTGCCAAATGGAACGCTCGCAGATTCAAAACCGTGAAAAGGCGATGAAGATGCTTAAGGCCCGTCTTTATGAGATGGAAATCGAAAAGCGCAACGCCGAAAAAGACGCCATGAATGCCTCTAAGAAAGCCAACGAGTGGGGATCGCAAATCCGCTCGTATGTCATGCATCCGTATCAAATGGTGAAAGACCATCGAACTGATTTTGAAACCAATCAAGTCGATGACGTCATGGATGGGGACTTAAACGGCTTCATCATGGCCTACCTAAAATCGCAAATCACCACCGAAGGTCAACCTTCATGA